A segment of the Acidobacteriota bacterium genome:
CTTCCGCGGCCTTGGCTGGATCCTCCGGAATGGCTCGATCCATGCTGAACACCGTTTCCGCCAGCCGCCCAGCCCACCCCTCGCGGACTTTCTGCTTGAGGGGCGCCGCGAGGTCCCCGAACCGGAAGCCCGGCCGTTCCGGTTCCAGCCAATCCTTGAGCTCGTCGCCCAGGGTCTGGACGAGATCGGAGAGCTCACGGTGGGAGGCGGTGACCAGGGGATCGAGATAGGCACCGCTCCAGCGCTCCGCCAGCGGGCTGGGATCCACCGCCAGCATCAGGTCCGGCGTCAATCCCGGAACCCGCGCCAGCAGCGAGTCGTTGCGCACCCGCGGATCGCCCTGCACCAGCACCAGCCCGCCCCCTTCGAGCTGGTGCTGGACCACCCGCCGCAGGACCTCGAAGACTCGGAAGCCCAGGGGATCGTTGTCCCGTTGGACTTCGAGCAGGAAGTGGCGGATGTTGAGGGCCACGATGCCGTCGATGGTGTCTTTGACCTCCGCCTGCTTGCGCAGGCTTTTGAGGCGTTTGACAAAGATGAACTCGAAGCATTGGGCCGCCAGCTCATCGAGGGCGTCGGCGTCGCTTCTCAGGGAAGTCCATTGGTCGTAGCCCACGATGCCCAAGTAACTCGGCGGCGCGGTCCAGCTGCCCCGCCGCTTGAGCTCTCGCACCAACATTCCCCGCAGCGCGCTCCAGACCTCCTCGAAAAGCTCCGAGCTAGCCTCGGCGGCCTCGGGGGTGAGCTGGCGGACGAAGGTGGTGAGGGGGGTGGTCATGGGGTGTTCTCCGGCTGTAGTTCCTAGAGCTGGAGTGCGCTGGCTCCGAGGGGTGCCCGTCCTGGCGGCCCCTCAGGCGTCTCCTGGTGAAAGGTAGGGGAGCATGGGCCGAAGAGCTGCTTCAGCGGCCATGATCAGAGCATCGTCTAGGCTGACGTCGGTTCCTGTGGTGGTTTGTCGTTGTTGGACCACTACGGCTTGATCGCGAATGGCCCGCAACTCTAAAGACAAGGTCAAGCTAACTTCGTAGTAGTCCTGGGAAGCTCCGGACAACTCCCGGTAGTCGCCAGCGGCAACGAGCAAGAACTCCGCTCCCCATGGGGTCTCCCCGTCTCGAGCATTCGGTGCTCGGTAGCCGTTGATCAGGTCTTGCGCGAGGGAGGTCGTCAACGGGGCTTCAATCGGGGTCGAAGCTGCCGAACCGGCCAGGGCGGCTCGCACGGCAGTCCGGAGCTTCTCGCTGACCTGGCCGCTGTGCTGGTCGAGGGCCACGAGGACGACCTTGCCGGGGATCAGGGGCTTGGATTCGAAGGTCGAGAAGGGAGAGGTATTGGCCTGAGGCTGTTCCGAGGCGTTGGGAAGCTCGGGGCTGCTCGCGCTCTCGTTGGGGGTGGGCTGTTTCTCTGTTGCTTCGTCAACAGGATCGGAAGCCTCTTCCGAGACCGGTCCTTGCTGGATTGATCCGGGGTCCCAGTCATCGGGCTGAACGCTCAGGTAGACGACGACAGCGCCGAGAAGCACGATCGCCCAGGCGGCGATGAGAATCGGAGGGCGCCGCCACATGGCCCGCGCTGGCGAGGGCCTCGAGGTGTCGCCCGGGCTGCGCTGTGGTTTGGGCGGTGCATCGGGTGGGCGAGCCGGCTCTGGGAGCTGGGCGGAGGCGGTTGGCGGCGAACCGACAACCCTCTCTGGGGCGCTTTGCGCTACCTTTTCGGCCGCTAGCTCTGGTTGTCTGGGCAGGCTTCCGAGGACGATCTGAGCATTCAGCGAACCATAGAGACGATAGGCCAGCCAGGCGAGGTTGCCGGGATCCTTTTCGTGGAGCGTCCTACGAGCCTGCAAGACGGCTTCGCCGAGGAGCTGGCCTGCTTGCAGACTGCTGTAAAAGGCCTTGATGAAGGCCAGGGCGCTCTGGTCACCGACGGACCAGGCCGGAGCCAGGAAGGCGCTGCAGCCGCACCGCTGGATCCAGCGGTGGGCCCAGCCGTCGAGCTCGGTGAGGGATTGGCCGATCTGGCCTACCTGGCAGGCGTTGAAGACGACCAGCGGACGATTCTTTTCGAGCTTGGCTTGTACCGAAGAGGTGAGCTGGCGGGCGCGGAAGGATCCGTCGAAGAGGAGGATCTTGGCCTCGCTAGGGCGCTTGGGGTCGTGCTGGCCGTGGCCGGCAAAGTGGAGGAGGTCGAAGCTCTGGCTCTGGAGAAGGTCGATGAGTTGAGACGAATCCTGCGCGGTGGCTGGGGAGAAGTGCAGGCCGTCGATCTCTTGGGCGAAATCTTCGAGGAACTGACGTTCTGATCCTGTGCCCTGGAGCTGCTCGTCATCGCCACCCTGGATGAAGAGTAGATTCTCGATCTGCCGATCCGGAGCCAGGGGCCGCTCCCCGGCGAGCCAGCGACCGAAGACATGCCGCAGGCACAAAAAGGAGTCGCCTTCATCCGGAGGATGCACCATCTCCCAGTGGATCCAAGGCTCGTCGGAAACCACGAGGAGCGTCCTCACTTGGTCTCGAACGCTTCGATAGATGGTCTGGAGCTCTCTAGGAAAGAGCTGGTGGTAGAGGTCTTGGCCCAGACCAACGAGGTCGCGAGCAATCTCTTCTCCGATCCGCGGATCGCCATCTACGTCGTAGCCCCGGTTGAGCAGCTCCAATTGCTCGAAGTGGTGCCGTCGGAAGGCCTCGGGATCGTGGATGGGCTTGCCTCGAATGGGTTCTCGATAGAAGCCAACCCTGCCGGAAGGGGAGTTGAGGGTGAATTCGAAGTAGCGCTGTCCTCGGCCCCAAGGAGTGGCGACGTGAATCTCCAGGTCTACTGGCTGGAGTTGGGGAGCAGGCACTGGTTTCGGCGGCATAGGTGAATCCTTCTCGTAAGAGAGCGAGAAATGGGCTCAAGAGGGCTCATTCGGATCCTCGGCTGAACCGAAAAGAAGTCACCGGGAATCTCAACTCGGATAAGTAGTGATTCAAGAATACAACAGCTACAAATATTCCGGCTCATGGCCCGGCCGAGATGGGGGAGGAGCTGAACGATGGTCCGGGGAGGCGGGATCCGGGGAGCCCGACTCGAGGTGGTGGGGAAAGTCGGAGCGAGGTAGAATCGACCGCTATGCCGAATTTCGAGCTGATCTCATCGTTTACTCCCCAAGGCGACCAACCGCAGGCCATCGAATCCCTGGTGGAGGGGCTCGAAAGAGGAGACAAAGAACAAGTGCTGTTGGGGGTGACGGGGTCGGGAAAGACCTACACCATCGCCAAGATGGTGGAGGCGGTGAACCGGCCGACCCTGGTGCTCTCCCACAACAAGACACTGGCGGCGCAGCTTTTCCAGGAGTTCCGCAGCTTTTTCCCCAACAACGCGGTGGAGTATTTCGTCTCGTACTACGACTATTACCAGCCGGAGGCCTACGTTCCGGCCAGCGATACGTACATCGAGAAGGAAACCAGCATCAACGATGAGATCGACCGTCTGCGCTTGCGGGCGACGAAGGCGCTCTTCGACCGTCGGGACGTGCTCATCGTGGCGTCGGTGTCGTGCATCTACGGCCTGGGCTCGCCGGAGGCGTTCTTCGGCATGCTGCATTTTTTCGAGCGGGGCCAGGAGGAAGGGCTGGAGGTGGCGCTGTCGAAGCTGGTGGCGATGCAATACGAGCGCACCAACATGGATCTCTACCACGGCAGCTTTCGGGTCCGTGGGGACGTGCTGGAGATCCAGCCGGCCTACGAGGACGTGGGGATACGGGTGGAGTATTTCGGCGACGAGATCGAGCGCATCCAGCGTTTTGATCTGCTCCGGGGGGAGGCGCTGGAGGAGCTGGACAAGGTCTCGATCTTCCCCAAGACCCACTATGTGACTCCCAAAGACCGCCTGCAAAGGGCCATCGAGACGATCCGGCTGGAGTTGGCAGAGCGGCTGGCGCAGCTCAGTGACGAGGGCAAGCTCCTGGAGTTCCAGCGGCTGGAGCAGCGGACTCGCTTCGATCTGGAGATGCTGCAGGAGATCGGCTATTGCCACGGCATCGAGAACTACTCGCGTCACCTGAGCGGCCGGGCTGCGGGGGAGGCTCCACCGACCTTGCTGGATTATCTGCCCGACGATTTCCTCCTGGTGGTGGACGAGAGCCACCAGACGATTCCGCAGGTGCGGGCGATGTACCACGGGGACCGCTCCCGCAAGCAGACGCTGGTGGATTATGGATTCCGGCTGCCCAGCGCGCTGGACAATCGGCCGCTGCAATTCGAAGAGTTCGACCAGCGGGTAGGGCAGCGCATCTATGTCTCGGCGACGCCGGCGCCGTGGGAGTTGGAGCGCACGGAGGGGGTGGTGGTGGAGCAGGTGATCCGGCCTACGGGGCTGCTCGATCCGGAGATCGTGGTGCGGCCGGCGCAGGGGCAGGTGGACGATCTGGTGGGAGAGATTCGCCGGGTGGTGGATCGCCGGGAGCGGGTCTTGGTGACCACGCTGACCAAGCGCATGGCGGAGGAGTTGTCGCAATACCTGACGGAGTTGGGCTTCCGGGTGCGCTACATGCACAGCGATGTGGACACGCTGGAACGGGTGGAGATCGTGACTTCCTTGCGGCGGGGAGAGTTCGACGTGCTGGTGGGGATCAATCTCTTGCGCGAGGGGTTGGATATCCCAGAGGTCTCGTTGGTGGCGATCCTCGACGCGGACAAGGAAGGCTTCCTACGCTCGGAGACCTCTCTGGTGCAGACCTCCGGCCGCGCCGCGCGCAATGTGCATGGGCAGGTGATTTTCTATGGGGATCGGGTGACGCGGTCGATGCAGGCGGCGATGGATGAGACCCAGCGGCGGCGGGAGCTGCAGCAGGAGTTCAATGAGGAGCACGGCATCGAGCCGGCGACGATCCTGAAGGACATTCACAGTCCGCTGGTGGCCATGGCCAATCTCGATTACTACCCGGTCCAGCGGCCGGCGTTGTTGGAGGTGGCGGAGGGCTCGGAGCTGCCGTTGGCGCAGCAGATCGAGATGTTGGAGAAGAAGATGAAGGAAGCCGCCAAGAAGCTCGAATTCGAGCAGGCGGCGGCGTTGCGGGACAAGGTCAAGGAGCTGCGGGAGCTGCAGATTTATGCGGGCTGAAGGTTGAGCCCGTTCCCGACTGGCTCCGTCGATTCTGCGCGCGATGCTCGTCCGCTACTCCGCCCTGCGCCGGATGGAACGATTCTGCGCGCGGCGCTCATCTCTTGCCCTCCCTCCGCCGGCCTCGTCGTTTCTGCGCGCGGCGCTCTAACGTTCCGCTCCCTGCGGTCGCTCCTCGCCCTTCGGGTTGCTCAAGCGCTCGTGCTCGAATCGACGAGGCCGGCTCCGGGTGATGCCCCGATGGGCGGCCGGCTCCTCACCAAGAATATGAAGAGGCATGGGTATCAAGCCTTTGAGAGTTGGAAGGGGTAGAGAACCGTGGTCGCTGAGAAAGTCGAAGAGAGAATCCGCGAGCTGCCGGACCGGCCGGGGATTTACATCTTCAAGAACGCCCGGGGCAAGGTGCTCTATGTCGGCAAGGCCAAGTCGCTAAGGAAGCGGGCGGCGAATTATCTGGCGCGGGATCACGAGCCGCGGCTGGAGGTGATGCTCGCCGAGGCGGCGGAGTTGGATTGTCTGATCACCGACACCGAGGCCGAGGCGCTGCTGCTGGAAAACAACTGGATCAAGAACAAGCGGCCGCGCTACAACGTCCTGCTGCGAGACGACAAGACCTATCCGTACCTCAAGCTCACCGACGACCCCTATCCGCGTCTCGCCTTCACTCGCCGGATCTTCGACGATGGAGCGCAGTATTTCGGACCATTCCTTCCTGGGGGATTGGCGCGGAAGGCCATCAAGCTGGTGCAGAAGCTCTTCCAGGTACGGGTTTGCCGCATCGAGATCGACGGAAA
Coding sequences within it:
- the uvrB gene encoding excinuclease ABC subunit UvrB produces the protein MPNFELISSFTPQGDQPQAIESLVEGLERGDKEQVLLGVTGSGKTYTIAKMVEAVNRPTLVLSHNKTLAAQLFQEFRSFFPNNAVEYFVSYYDYYQPEAYVPASDTYIEKETSINDEIDRLRLRATKALFDRRDVLIVASVSCIYGLGSPEAFFGMLHFFERGQEEGLEVALSKLVAMQYERTNMDLYHGSFRVRGDVLEIQPAYEDVGIRVEYFGDEIERIQRFDLLRGEALEELDKVSIFPKTHYVTPKDRLQRAIETIRLELAERLAQLSDEGKLLEFQRLEQRTRFDLEMLQEIGYCHGIENYSRHLSGRAAGEAPPTLLDYLPDDFLLVVDESHQTIPQVRAMYHGDRSRKQTLVDYGFRLPSALDNRPLQFEEFDQRVGQRIYVSATPAPWELERTEGVVVEQVIRPTGLLDPEIVVRPAQGQVDDLVGEIRRVVDRRERVLVTTLTKRMAEELSQYLTELGFRVRYMHSDVDTLERVEIVTSLRRGEFDVLVGINLLREGLDIPEVSLVAILDADKEGFLRSETSLVQTSGRAARNVHGQVIFYGDRVTRSMQAAMDETQRRRELQQEFNEEHGIEPATILKDIHSPLVAMANLDYYPVQRPALLEVAEGSELPLAQQIEMLEKKMKEAAKKLEFEQAAALRDKVKELRELQIYAG
- a CDS encoding CHAT domain-containing protein; translated protein: MGEEIARDLVGLGQDLYHQLFPRELQTIYRSVRDQVRTLLVVSDEPWIHWEMVHPPDEGDSFLCLRHVFGRWLAGERPLAPDRQIENLLFIQGGDDEQLQGTGSERQFLEDFAQEIDGLHFSPATAQDSSQLIDLLQSQSFDLLHFAGHGQHDPKRPSEAKILLFDGSFRARQLTSSVQAKLEKNRPLVVFNACQVGQIGQSLTELDGWAHRWIQRCGCSAFLAPAWSVGDQSALAFIKAFYSSLQAGQLLGEAVLQARRTLHEKDPGNLAWLAYRLYGSLNAQIVLGSLPRQPELAAEKVAQSAPERVVGSPPTASAQLPEPARPPDAPPKPQRSPGDTSRPSPARAMWRRPPILIAAWAIVLLGAVVVYLSVQPDDWDPGSIQQGPVSEEASDPVDEATEKQPTPNESASSPELPNASEQPQANTSPFSTFESKPLIPGKVVLVALDQHSGQVSEKLRTAVRAALAGSAASTPIEAPLTTSLAQDLINGYRAPNARDGETPWGAEFLLVAAGDYRELSGASQDYYEVSLTLSLELRAIRDQAVVVQQRQTTTGTDVSLDDALIMAAEAALRPMLPYLSPGDA